A window of Flavobacterium flavigenum contains these coding sequences:
- a CDS encoding glycoside hydrolase family 43 protein, producing MKLKQLVLSIGLTVYGLGANAQGWNGDLGNGKYKNPILHVDYSDPDVCAGKEGYYMTASSFNSSPGLPILHSNDLVNWELIGYALQNQFPVEHYRTVRHGDGVWAPAIRYHNGEYYIYWGDPDFGIYMVKTKDPAGTWEEPVLVKEAKGIIDTCPFWDEDGKAYLSYAFAGSRAAVKTVLMLSELAPDGTKLIGNPAMVFDGHNGHTTVEGSKMYKKDGYYWIMAPAGGVKPGWQLAMRSKNVWGPYESKIVLHQGDTKMNGPHQGGYVETPNGDGWFIHFQDRWAYGRVVNLQPVSWKEGWPVMGKDSNNDGIGEPVIEYTKPNVGKNYSATPLVTSDEFNGHQFGLQWQWQANQNPGQQWGWSSANLGFMRLNCIPRNEIIKSMWMMPNLLLQKFPGANFTATAKLSFENNPDAKESGTGLIVFGEDYSYIAIEQDKDGKLKLVQRQMKNARTSKDIESEITAIPIDQKNVFFRAKVEMIQNIEPYDAKVTFYYSTDGKKFKEFGKPFKPSAGRWVGAKIGLFATGTKAINDSSYADYDWFRVEEN from the coding sequence ATGAAATTAAAACAATTAGTACTGTCCATTGGTTTGACAGTTTATGGATTAGGAGCAAATGCTCAGGGATGGAATGGTGACTTAGGAAACGGAAAGTACAAGAACCCTATTTTACATGTGGATTATTCAGATCCTGATGTATGTGCAGGGAAAGAAGGTTATTATATGACTGCTTCCAGTTTCAATAGTTCTCCGGGACTTCCTATTCTTCATTCAAATGATCTGGTAAACTGGGAGTTAATTGGATATGCATTACAAAATCAATTTCCTGTAGAACATTATCGTACTGTTCGTCACGGAGATGGTGTATGGGCGCCAGCTATTCGTTATCATAACGGTGAATATTATATTTATTGGGGTGATCCTGATTTTGGAATCTATATGGTTAAAACTAAAGACCCTGCTGGTACTTGGGAAGAGCCGGTATTGGTAAAAGAAGCAAAAGGAATCATCGATACCTGTCCGTTTTGGGATGAAGATGGAAAAGCGTATCTGTCTTATGCATTTGCAGGAAGCCGTGCTGCTGTAAAGACTGTTTTAATGTTGTCAGAACTTGCGCCAGATGGCACCAAATTAATTGGTAATCCGGCGATGGTCTTTGATGGACATAATGGTCATACAACTGTTGAAGGTTCTAAAATGTACAAGAAAGATGGCTATTACTGGATTATGGCTCCTGCCGGAGGTGTGAAACCGGGATGGCAGCTGGCTATGCGTTCTAAAAATGTCTGGGGTCCTTATGAGTCAAAAATCGTTTTGCATCAGGGTGATACAAAGATGAACGGACCACATCAGGGAGGATATGTAGAAACGCCAAACGGAGACGGATGGTTTATACACTTTCAGGATCGTTGGGCATACGGGCGAGTTGTGAATCTTCAGCCTGTTAGCTGGAAAGAAGGGTGGCCAGTTATGGGGAAAGACAGCAACAATGATGGTATTGGAGAACCGGTTATAGAATACACAAAACCAAATGTGGGCAAAAATTATTCTGCTACTCCCTTGGTTACTTCTGATGAGTTCAATGGACATCAATTTGGATTGCAATGGCAATGGCAGGCTAATCAAAACCCTGGTCAGCAATGGGGATGGTCATCTGCTAATTTAGGATTCATGCGCCTAAACTGTATTCCACGCAATGAGATTATAAAATCGATGTGGATGATGCCGAATTTATTATTACAAAAATTTCCCGGCGCCAATTTTACTGCGACAGCAAAACTTAGTTTCGAAAATAATCCCGATGCTAAAGAATCAGGCACAGGTTTAATCGTATTTGGTGAAGATTATTCCTATATCGCGATAGAACAGGATAAAGATGGAAAATTAAAACTGGTGCAGCGCCAGATGAAAAATGCCAGGACTTCTAAAGATATCGAGTCAGAAATAACGGCTATTCCTATTGATCAGAAAAATGTGTTTTTCCGTGCCAAAGTTGAAATGATACAAAACATTGAACCGTATGACGCGAAAGTCACTTTTTATTACAGTACTGACGGCAAAAAATTCAAAGAGTTTGGAAAGCCTTTCAAACCAAGCGCAGGACGCTGGGTAGGAGCAAAAATTGGATTGTTTGCAACAGGAACTAAGGCTATTAACGACAGCAGTTATGCAGATTATGACTGGTTTAGAGTAGAAGAGAATTAA
- a CDS encoding glycoside hydrolase family 88/105 protein, which produces MIRKIKYCVLFLIVFHLASFGQSKPKDIQISPIEWAKKMADSDQKRTPNPVFLDGVKFPKWNYTNGLVTLANQELYDYTKEQKYWDYGIMYADQLIDKDGKILGGYELEKYSLDLINSGKILFEMYKKTGEERYKIAMDTLHKQMESHPRNSDGGYWHKKSYPWQMWLDGVYMADPFSAEYGAVFNVPKSIDDAILQAELIQKHTFDSKTGLNFHGYDEKKEQFWANKETGRSSHIWGRAQGWYCMALVDILDYVPENHPKRKELIKIVQKVFSAVLKAQEKDSGVWWQVMDQPARKGNYLESTCSTMFVYSFAKAYRKGYVGSKFLKSARIGFNGIQKQFIKENTDGTISITKCCAVAGLGGKNPKDRDGSFEYYISEPIRYDDAKAVGPFIMAGIELQKILDNK; this is translated from the coding sequence ATGATACGTAAAATCAAATATTGTGTTCTCTTTTTGATTGTTTTTCATTTGGCTTCATTTGGACAATCTAAACCAAAGGATATTCAAATTTCACCGATTGAATGGGCTAAAAAAATGGCCGATTCTGATCAAAAACGTACTCCAAATCCTGTATTTCTTGATGGAGTGAAATTCCCAAAATGGAATTATACCAACGGATTGGTTACGCTTGCGAATCAGGAACTGTATGATTATACAAAAGAGCAAAAGTACTGGGATTACGGAATCATGTATGCGGATCAGCTGATTGATAAGGATGGAAAAATATTAGGAGGTTATGAACTGGAAAAGTACAGTCTTGATTTAATAAACTCCGGAAAGATTCTTTTTGAAATGTATAAAAAAACGGGTGAGGAGCGCTACAAAATAGCAATGGACACGCTTCACAAACAAATGGAAAGCCACCCAAGAAACTCAGACGGCGGTTATTGGCATAAAAAAAGTTATCCGTGGCAAATGTGGCTCGACGGTGTTTATATGGCAGACCCGTTTTCTGCAGAATATGGAGCCGTTTTTAATGTTCCGAAGTCAATTGATGATGCTATTTTACAGGCAGAACTGATTCAAAAACACACTTTTGATTCAAAAACCGGACTGAATTTTCATGGCTACGATGAGAAGAAGGAACAATTCTGGGCAAACAAGGAAACAGGACGTTCTTCACACATTTGGGGACGCGCTCAGGGCTGGTATTGTATGGCTTTGGTGGATATTTTAGATTATGTTCCAGAGAATCATCCAAAGAGAAAAGAGTTGATTAAAATAGTGCAAAAAGTATTCTCGGCAGTCCTTAAAGCACAGGAAAAAGATTCAGGAGTGTGGTGGCAGGTGATGGATCAGCCGGCGCGCAAAGGCAATTATCTGGAATCAACCTGTTCGACGATGTTTGTATATTCTTTTGCCAAAGCATATAGAAAAGGATATGTAGGTTCAAAGTTTCTGAAATCGGCTAGAATTGGTTTTAACGGAATTCAAAAACAGTTTATAAAAGAGAATACGGATGGCACTATTTCAATTACAAAATGCTGTGCCGTTGCCGGATTAGGAGGAAAAAATCCAAAAGATCGTGATGGTTCATTCGAATATTACATTTCAGAACCTATCAGGTACGATGATGCAAAAGCAGTCGGTCCATTTATTATGGCGGGTATAGAATTACAAAAGATCTTGGATAATAAATAA
- a CDS encoding glycoside hydrolase family 28 protein, translating to MIKIKVVSFIGLVMFSLISCDNIVAQNKAKQKNKDSTQSKLPFDMPEVQLPKFKKDTLNIVNFGAVPNSEQLCTKAINDAISKCSKSGGGVVVIPSGMWTTGPIKMQSNVNLHTKNGAFISFTSDVKQYKLVESYFEGNKVIRCESPIMGIDLENIAITGEGIFDGNGSAWRPVKMGKMTDGQWKELIKSGGVLSKDRKIWYPSEGAYIGNEEKDKLPKTATIENMEPYKEALRPVMVSLVNCKKLLLDGVTFQNSPAWNVNPLMCEHVTLSNLTIRNPWYSQNGDGLDLESCRIGTVTNCRFDVGDDAICIKSGKDKEGRDRGKPTELFVITDCVVYHGHGGFVIGSEMSGGVKNIFVKNLTFNGTDCGLRFKSVRGRGGEVENIWMEDIKMNNIPTDAINFNLYYFGKAIDEDPETGEMTVEKMAVSEETPSFKNMHFKNIYVNGAKQALKIMGIPEMPVENLQFKNMIIRAEAGIQINYGSKINFENIDLRLDKPGIAISLSNSQNINVGSFKSTGENQLFWVGGTSTKEISLKKNGQKMAFDEDVKVLESIKDEVKLVE from the coding sequence ATGATAAAAATTAAAGTCGTTTCCTTTATTGGATTAGTAATGTTCTCCCTTATTTCTTGTGACAACATCGTTGCTCAAAATAAAGCTAAGCAAAAAAACAAGGATTCAACACAAAGCAAACTTCCTTTTGATATGCCGGAAGTACAGCTTCCAAAATTTAAAAAAGACACTTTGAATATTGTTAATTTTGGTGCTGTTCCAAATTCAGAGCAACTGTGTACAAAAGCGATTAATGATGCTATCAGTAAATGCTCAAAATCGGGTGGAGGCGTAGTTGTTATTCCTTCAGGCATGTGGACTACCGGTCCTATAAAGATGCAAAGCAATGTAAATCTTCATACCAAAAATGGTGCTTTTATTTCGTTTACAAGCGATGTTAAACAATATAAACTAGTAGAATCCTATTTTGAAGGCAATAAGGTTATCCGTTGTGAATCTCCAATTATGGGAATTGACTTAGAAAATATTGCTATAACAGGAGAAGGAATTTTTGATGGAAACGGTTCGGCATGGCGTCCGGTGAAAATGGGTAAAATGACTGACGGGCAATGGAAAGAGCTTATCAAATCCGGAGGAGTATTATCTAAAGACCGCAAAATCTGGTATCCTTCAGAGGGAGCCTACATTGGCAACGAAGAAAAAGATAAACTACCTAAAACGGCTACTATCGAAAATATGGAGCCTTACAAAGAGGCGCTTCGCCCGGTAATGGTAAGTCTTGTGAATTGTAAAAAATTATTGTTGGATGGCGTTACATTTCAGAATTCTCCCGCATGGAATGTGAATCCGTTAATGTGTGAGCATGTTACATTGAGCAACCTAACGATTCGCAATCCGTGGTATTCACAAAATGGAGACGGTCTTGACTTAGAATCCTGCAGAATCGGTACCGTAACCAACTGTCGTTTTGATGTGGGTGATGATGCGATCTGTATCAAATCAGGTAAGGATAAAGAAGGCAGGGATCGTGGAAAACCAACAGAGTTATTTGTAATTACAGATTGTGTGGTCTATCATGGGCATGGCGGTTTTGTAATTGGAAGCGAAATGTCTGGAGGAGTTAAAAATATATTTGTCAAAAACCTAACGTTTAACGGTACCGATTGCGGTCTGCGCTTTAAATCGGTCAGAGGCCGTGGCGGTGAAGTTGAAAACATTTGGATGGAAGATATAAAAATGAACAATATACCAACAGATGCCATCAACTTTAATCTGTACTATTTTGGAAAAGCAATTGATGAAGATCCGGAAACAGGCGAAATGACCGTTGAAAAAATGGCAGTTTCAGAAGAGACTCCTTCGTTTAAAAATATGCATTTCAAAAATATTTACGTAAACGGAGCCAAACAAGCTTTGAAAATTATGGGAATCCCGGAAATGCCTGTTGAGAACCTGCAATTTAAAAACATGATTATTAGAGCTGAGGCAGGTATTCAAATCAATTATGGAAGTAAAATTAATTTTGAAAATATTGATCTAAGACTTGATAAACCGGGTATAGCAATCAGTCTTTCAAACAGCCAGAATATAAATGTCGGAAGTTTTAAATCTACAGGAGAAAACCAATTGTTTTGGGTTGGAGGAACTTCTACAAAAGAAATATCATTGAAAAAGAATGGTCAGAAAATGGCTTTTGATGAAGATGTAAAAGTGCTGGAGTCCATTAAAGACGAGGTGAAACTTGTTGAATAA